Proteins encoded within one genomic window of Bdellovibrio bacteriovorus:
- a CDS encoding polysaccharide deacetylase family protein has product MFRKHMLLMSSLFVGLNAFAAGEVHEQTKFAAEMERVSGVYNQIIQDISKSKSGNEFDEHFHKLRAFIVNPGNDKFSNLALCVQLKSLPMGELEYVQSIIESDDAAIALKDCSGDLQRKIMIANLTKKASLNLDADIQKIRRIPFEERTVPNIDYLSMQGLNDKEVMLTFDDGPTQRTTVPILEALKKAGVKAAFFSTGRQALQNKALTQRILAEGHILGSHSFYHTLMMGREVNRGKMSYDYFLSEMIGGHVGVFSSAGYIDPYFRFPNGCMNKNMRRNATELGLKIFGWSIDSFDWQYGVSKYKNDEERRQLILQSFLKALRGSKNRGIVLMHDVFKQSAEALPLILNYLADNGYKVVLLKPEHRDTQDRSNLAVVSQAVQFMNTYNIKVTDLKPRADQNGEPVKPLGYEPDRFRYRDMFPQLSYQNSPIDPLTTACEK; this is encoded by the coding sequence ATGTTTAGAAAGCACATGTTGTTAATGTCGTCGCTTTTTGTAGGTTTAAATGCCTTCGCTGCCGGTGAAGTTCACGAGCAAACAAAGTTTGCGGCAGAGATGGAGCGTGTGTCGGGCGTGTATAACCAGATCATCCAAGACATTTCAAAAAGTAAAAGTGGAAATGAATTTGATGAGCACTTCCATAAACTCCGTGCTTTCATTGTGAATCCTGGAAATGACAAGTTTTCTAATCTAGCTCTGTGTGTTCAGCTGAAGTCATTGCCGATGGGTGAGCTTGAATACGTTCAGTCTATTATTGAATCTGACGACGCTGCCATTGCTCTTAAAGATTGCAGCGGCGATCTGCAACGCAAAATCATGATCGCGAACCTTACTAAAAAAGCGTCTTTGAATTTGGATGCAGACATCCAAAAGATCCGCCGCATTCCTTTTGAAGAGCGCACAGTTCCTAATATTGATTATCTTTCAATGCAGGGTTTGAACGACAAAGAAGTCATGCTGACATTTGACGACGGTCCTACACAAAGAACAACGGTACCTATTCTTGAGGCTCTTAAAAAAGCAGGCGTCAAGGCGGCCTTCTTTTCTACCGGTCGTCAGGCACTACAGAATAAAGCATTAACACAAAGAATTTTGGCAGAAGGTCATATCTTGGGCTCTCACTCGTTCTATCACACGCTGATGATGGGCCGTGAGGTGAACCGCGGTAAAATGTCTTATGATTACTTCCTTTCAGAGATGATCGGCGGTCACGTGGGCGTATTTTCTTCTGCGGGATATATTGACCCTTACTTCCGCTTTCCAAATGGTTGCATGAACAAAAACATGCGTCGTAACGCGACAGAGTTGGGTTTAAAAATCTTCGGTTGGAGCATCGACAGCTTTGACTGGCAGTATGGAGTTTCCAAATACAAAAATGATGAAGAGCGCCGTCAGTTGATCCTCCAAAGTTTCTTGAAGGCTCTTAGAGGCAGCAAAAACCGTGGTATCGTTCTTATGCACGATGTGTTTAAGCAATCTGCAGAAGCTCTTCCTTTGATTTTGAATTACTTAGCTGACAACGGTTACAAAGTGGTTCTTTTGAAGCCTGAACATCGTGATACGCAAGACCGCTCGAATTTAGCGGTGGTCTCTCAGGCGGTGCAGTTTATGAATACTTACAACATTAAGGTGACGGATTTGAAACCGCGCGCGGATCAAAACGGAGAGCCGGTAAAACCTCTAGGTTATGAGCCCGACAGATTCCGTTATCGTGATATGTTCCCTCAATTGAGCTATCAGAATTCTCCGATTGATCCGCTCACAACGGCTTGCGAGAAATAG
- a CDS encoding DUF72 domain-containing protein, with amino-acid sequence MEFGKLPSVDGVNWDLPADDPLTAGYLQKFKSSSVAKYYIGTPAWGHKEWIGKIYPEKTKAADFLSYYSRNFNTIELNTSHYRIPTAEQTQKWIAQVGSDFLFCPKLFQGISHSEQGMLDKKLLAEWFDFLKNLGAHRGPCFAQFPPHFDYRKKSSLFYFLQQWPEEFELALEFRHPSWFQNGCILPALTKYLQSRGIGLVITDVAGRRDVLHTSLSAPFTMLRFIGNDLHPSDRQRSEDWAARLSSWSQQGLQKVFFLVHEPDDVLAPEMAQIVIQQLNEEADAQLNPLQWCAATLL; translated from the coding sequence ATGGAATTTGGAAAGCTGCCTTCCGTTGACGGTGTAAACTGGGACCTTCCCGCAGATGATCCTCTGACAGCAGGCTATCTGCAAAAATTCAAGTCTTCTTCAGTCGCGAAATATTATATTGGGACCCCCGCATGGGGTCATAAAGAATGGATCGGGAAGATTTACCCCGAAAAAACAAAAGCCGCTGATTTTCTTTCTTACTATTCGCGCAACTTCAACACGATCGAACTCAACACATCTCACTATCGCATACCGACAGCCGAGCAAACACAAAAGTGGATCGCGCAAGTGGGTTCGGATTTTCTTTTTTGTCCGAAACTCTTTCAAGGCATTTCGCATTCTGAGCAGGGGATGTTGGATAAAAAACTTCTTGCCGAGTGGTTTGATTTTCTGAAAAACCTTGGGGCTCATCGCGGCCCTTGCTTTGCGCAGTTTCCTCCGCACTTTGATTACAGGAAAAAATCTTCGTTGTTTTATTTTCTTCAGCAGTGGCCGGAAGAATTTGAACTGGCCCTCGAGTTTCGTCATCCCAGTTGGTTTCAAAACGGATGCATTCTTCCGGCGTTGACCAAGTACTTACAGTCGCGAGGTATTGGTTTGGTGATTACCGATGTGGCGGGAAGAAGGGACGTTCTGCATACCTCCTTGAGTGCGCCTTTCACAATGCTGCGGTTTATTGGGAATGACCTTCACCCTTCGGATCGTCAGCGTTCAGAAGACTGGGCGGCGCGGTTGAGCTCGTGGTCTCAACAAGGATTACAAAAGGTTTTCTTTTTAGTGCATGAGCCGGATGATGTTTTGGCTCCCGAGATGGCACAAATTGTAATCCAGCAATTGAATGAAGAGGCGGATGCTCAATTAAATCCCTTACAATGGTGCGCAGCGACCTTGCTGTAA
- a CDS encoding M14 family zinc carboxypeptidase, producing MMKTILFGLMFMSAVGAQADFSNIQQDCINDLKKFPGAWDDKLLTKACEKVKVEALCVSAEGRPIYHYDKPSSTPGAKKVLVFSLIHGDETPAGTVGRYWMERLEGIDPRNSWRVIPVVNPDGVKYKTRTNANKIDINRNFPTKDWDVGAIENWKRTTKSNPRRFPGEVAASEPETKCALHHLEDFQPDFIVSVHTPLKVLDFDGPKVSPPPKFDYLPWKSLGNYPGSLGRYMWLERQTPVLTMELKESLPPNLSPFEKLQDIIGSLVKLENGKTKANTAESKSPTSFLPVALEH from the coding sequence ATGATGAAGACAATCTTATTTGGTCTGATGTTTATGTCAGCTGTTGGCGCTCAAGCAGACTTTTCTAATATCCAACAAGACTGCATCAATGATCTAAAAAAATTCCCCGGAGCGTGGGATGACAAACTTCTTACGAAGGCTTGTGAAAAAGTCAAAGTAGAAGCCCTTTGCGTGAGCGCGGAAGGTCGTCCTATTTACCATTACGACAAACCCTCTTCCACACCAGGCGCTAAAAAAGTATTGGTGTTCAGCTTAATCCACGGAGATGAAACACCGGCAGGCACTGTCGGCCGTTATTGGATGGAGCGTTTGGAAGGCATTGATCCGCGCAACTCTTGGCGGGTGATTCCTGTCGTCAATCCCGATGGTGTGAAATACAAAACTCGTACGAATGCGAACAAGATCGATATCAACCGCAACTTTCCCACAAAAGATTGGGATGTAGGTGCAATCGAAAATTGGAAGCGCACGACGAAGTCAAATCCGCGCCGATTCCCAGGTGAAGTAGCTGCAAGTGAGCCCGAAACGAAGTGTGCTTTGCATCACTTGGAAGACTTCCAACCGGATTTCATCGTTTCTGTGCATACGCCGCTAAAGGTTTTGGATTTTGACGGTCCCAAGGTTTCCCCTCCGCCCAAGTTTGATTATTTGCCGTGGAAATCTTTAGGCAACTATCCTGGAAGTTTAGGTCGTTACATGTGGCTTGAAAGACAGACACCTGTTTTGACAATGGAGTTGAAAGAAAGTCTTCCGCCAAATCTTTCTCCGTTTGAAAAGTTGCAAGATATTATCGGCAGCTTAGTGAAGTTGGAAAATGGAAAGACGAAAGCCAATACGGCTGAATCGAAATCGCCGACGAGTTTTCTTCCCGTCGCGCTAGAACACTGA
- a CDS encoding 3-dehydroquinate synthase family protein translates to MKKSTLLFTTALPSLTDLGEELLLIYDEVLPRKSAAFKKWSQKFSLKYGVKAGETLKSVDQFPQHIRKIVQLCENTSSRRLTIVVAGGGSVGDFGGFVASILKRGVKLVHMPSTWLAAIDSAHGGKTALNVGGAKNQIGTFYPADKIILSRQLLMSQPEARAFEGFGELLKISWIQGGSLWQELSKEFEITSSVLWKYLARAVDAKYKVVSKDPEEKSGHRHILNLGHTVGHVLESYYKLPHGVAINYGLDFALRYSVQLKIMSQGEYEKISHAPVSGYLLSPLRDDLLQTKASVLKEFRQLLLSDKKKTKSQTLRFVFLKRPGQCVVKEVTVDEVLMEICRQKEDELNG, encoded by the coding sequence ATGAAAAAAAGTACTTTGCTCTTCACAACAGCACTTCCTTCTCTTACAGATCTGGGCGAAGAGCTTTTGCTTATTTATGATGAGGTTTTGCCTCGCAAGTCGGCGGCCTTTAAAAAATGGTCGCAAAAGTTTTCGTTGAAATATGGAGTGAAGGCTGGAGAGACCTTAAAGTCTGTCGATCAATTTCCTCAGCACATTCGTAAAATCGTGCAGCTTTGTGAAAATACGTCGAGTCGTCGTTTGACTATCGTCGTTGCCGGCGGTGGCAGTGTTGGCGATTTTGGAGGCTTTGTCGCAAGCATTCTGAAGCGCGGAGTGAAGCTTGTGCACATGCCCAGCACTTGGCTTGCTGCGATTGACTCTGCTCATGGTGGCAAGACGGCATTGAATGTCGGCGGGGCGAAAAATCAAATTGGCACGTTTTATCCCGCAGACAAAATTATTCTCTCTCGACAGCTATTGATGTCCCAGCCCGAAGCTCGGGCCTTTGAAGGTTTTGGTGAACTTCTTAAAATTTCTTGGATTCAAGGCGGATCGCTTTGGCAGGAATTATCGAAAGAGTTTGAAATCACTTCGTCAGTGCTTTGGAAGTATCTAGCGCGTGCCGTTGATGCAAAATATAAAGTCGTGTCTAAGGACCCGGAAGAAAAGTCTGGTCATCGTCACATTTTAAATTTAGGGCACACCGTCGGGCATGTTTTGGAATCTTATTATAAACTGCCTCATGGGGTCGCCATCAATTACGGCTTGGATTTCGCTCTTCGCTACAGCGTTCAGTTAAAGATCATGTCTCAAGGTGAGTACGAAAAAATATCTCACGCTCCTGTATCAGGATATCTATTATCGCCTTTGCGCGATGATTTGTTGCAGACGAAGGCTTCGGTTTTAAAAGAATTCCGTCAGCTTTTACTAAGCGATAAAAAGAAAACCAAATCGCAGACCTTGCGTTTCGTGTTTCTAAAGAGGCCCGGTCAATGCGTAGTGAAAGAAGTGACCGTCGATGAAGTTTTGATGGAGATCTGCCGTCAAAAGGAAGATGAACTGAATGGCTGA
- a CDS encoding shikimate kinase, which translates to MITVVVGHRGTGKTELMKRLQLYWRDDVDAIDLDTEIEKKIGKTIRELFMEHGEAYFREMERQLFLEILQRPSKKTYLVLGAGFDLAVIPESIPVLWVKRRTDLDGRIFLNRPRLEPDISPLEEFYKRAHLREQRYRERADEVYLMPEGQLENHHKALTVEKEILSHTLTGLGGIITLLPETFATDLRWSLFKSRYANRGLDFIELRDDLLSEEQIERALQELPREKFIFSIRKSREFSPAFLSRVTYVDWAWELGEPAEILSAVDSQKLILSLHRGFDFQEWSRWEDKAAHMKFAPEISSFVELSTYHEWQRSKKANRSFLPRSKEGRWEWYRRLQKGQQLLNFIREGDGSALEQPSLWSWLMTPQSPQEFAAVLGAPVAHSFTPLEHSDYFAKKEMPVCAVHIEREEWDEALPVLRKLGLTHAAVTAPHKENAAKLCHHPELKAVNTLYWNKKQEMWIGTSTDEEGFVELIEGVGMIAPLQKEISVWGGGGTLEVIQKALPHASYFSSRTGQPRAGSESAMDLSPKIIIWAAPRAKETMMPPASWNPVMVFDLNYKEDSMGKEYAQTCGANYQSGLVMFTAQAQGQRLFWRHCEENA; encoded by the coding sequence ATGATTACTGTCGTTGTCGGGCATCGTGGCACTGGAAAAACAGAACTGATGAAGCGTTTGCAGCTTTATTGGCGGGATGACGTCGATGCCATTGATCTTGATACCGAGATCGAAAAGAAAATCGGTAAGACCATCCGTGAACTTTTTATGGAACATGGTGAAGCTTATTTCCGCGAAATGGAAAGACAGCTTTTTCTAGAGATCCTGCAAAGACCCTCTAAAAAAACATACCTCGTATTAGGAGCGGGTTTTGATCTTGCCGTCATTCCCGAAAGTATTCCAGTTCTTTGGGTTAAAAGACGCACGGATTTAGACGGTCGCATCTTTTTAAATCGCCCGCGCTTAGAGCCGGATATTTCGCCACTAGAAGAATTTTATAAAAGAGCACACCTGCGAGAGCAACGCTATCGCGAACGAGCCGATGAAGTCTATCTCATGCCCGAAGGGCAGCTTGAAAATCATCATAAAGCTCTGACAGTAGAAAAAGAAATCCTGTCGCACACATTGACGGGCTTAGGTGGCATCATCACTCTTTTGCCGGAAACTTTTGCGACTGATTTGCGTTGGTCTTTGTTTAAATCCCGATACGCCAATCGTGGTCTTGATTTCATTGAACTTCGCGATGATCTTCTTAGCGAAGAACAAATAGAACGCGCTCTTCAAGAATTGCCACGCGAAAAGTTTATTTTTTCTATTCGCAAATCGCGTGAATTTTCGCCCGCATTTTTATCCCGCGTTACTTATGTAGATTGGGCGTGGGAGCTAGGGGAACCCGCAGAGATTCTGTCGGCCGTAGATTCTCAGAAACTTATTCTGTCTTTACATCGCGGCTTTGATTTCCAAGAATGGTCACGTTGGGAAGATAAAGCCGCACATATGAAATTTGCGCCAGAGATTTCATCTTTTGTTGAACTGTCGACTTATCATGAATGGCAGCGCTCTAAAAAGGCCAACCGCAGTTTTCTTCCTCGTTCCAAAGAAGGACGCTGGGAGTGGTATCGTCGTTTGCAAAAAGGTCAGCAGCTTCTGAATTTTATCCGTGAGGGTGACGGCAGTGCTTTAGAGCAGCCTTCCTTATGGTCTTGGCTTATGACGCCGCAGTCACCTCAGGAATTTGCGGCTGTTCTAGGAGCACCTGTTGCACACAGTTTTACGCCTCTTGAGCATTCCGATTATTTTGCTAAAAAGGAAATGCCTGTCTGTGCCGTTCACATCGAACGGGAAGAGTGGGATGAGGCTTTACCCGTCCTGCGTAAACTAGGTCTTACTCATGCCGCAGTTACAGCTCCTCACAAAGAAAATGCGGCGAAGCTTTGTCATCATCCTGAGCTGAAAGCAGTGAACACGCTTTATTGGAATAAAAAGCAAGAGATGTGGATCGGGACTTCTACTGATGAAGAAGGTTTTGTCGAACTTATCGAAGGCGTTGGGATGATTGCTCCGTTACAGAAAGAAATTTCCGTATGGGGTGGTGGTGGAACTTTGGAAGTGATTCAAAAAGCCTTGCCTCACGCGAGTTATTTTTCTTCTAGAACGGGGCAGCCTCGGGCTGGAAGTGAGTCGGCTATGGATCTTTCTCCAAAGATTATTATTTGGGCCGCACCCAGAGCTAAAGAAACCATGATGCCTCCGGCTTCTTGGAATCCGGTGATGGTATTTGATTTAAATTACAAAGAAGACTCCATGGGAAAAGAATACGCACAAACCTGTGGAGCGAACTATCAGTCGGGGCTAGTTATGTTTACCGCCCAGGCCCAAGGGCAACGCCTTTTCTGGCGTCACTGCGAGGAGAACGCATGA
- a CDS encoding 3-phosphoshikimate 1-carboxyvinyltransferase, with protein MADFHFQGEIPGSKSVFNRALIVQSYFPVLDLQGFSECDDVVHMREGLKDIRDRSRIDCGEGGTTFRFMALRASRQKGVHTLEASSRLMQRPQAGLLDLLKQLGVQTQIKANELFIVSDGWKRPRKPLRVDTSESSQYASALILNAWLLDFDLEFDLVGDKVSESYFLLTLEMMKTLGMRPKKTEKGYLIPAGQRISKLSWNVEPDLSSAFTMATAGALAGESIIQNFPEKSSQPDLVFLQIFKKMNVDFTLEGAKLITRKSENLRSVEWNLAQSPDLFPVLAVLCSWTAGTSKLFGAPHLTKKESNRIAKVSDLLTLIGIQHESLPDGMIIHGQSSQKLITTGRFNPDQDHRMVMAATLMKLKGHQFTLEEPQAINKSFPEFWDMIGIKA; from the coding sequence ATGGCTGATTTTCATTTTCAAGGCGAAATTCCAGGTTCTAAATCCGTTTTCAATCGCGCCTTGATTGTGCAAAGTTATTTTCCTGTATTAGATCTTCAGGGTTTTTCAGAGTGTGATGACGTTGTTCACATGCGCGAAGGCCTGAAGGATATTCGCGATCGCAGTCGTATTGATTGCGGCGAGGGCGGAACCACGTTTCGTTTTATGGCTTTGCGCGCTTCCCGACAAAAAGGGGTTCATACGCTTGAGGCTTCTTCGCGACTTATGCAGAGACCTCAGGCCGGTCTGTTAGATTTGCTGAAACAATTAGGCGTGCAAACCCAGATCAAGGCGAACGAACTTTTTATCGTCAGTGACGGATGGAAAAGACCCCGCAAGCCTTTACGGGTGGATACGTCCGAATCCAGTCAGTATGCTTCTGCTTTAATACTAAATGCCTGGCTTCTTGATTTTGATTTAGAGTTTGATCTTGTTGGCGATAAAGTTTCTGAATCCTATTTTCTTCTGACCTTAGAAATGATGAAGACATTAGGAATGCGTCCCAAGAAAACTGAGAAAGGGTATTTGATTCCGGCAGGGCAAAGAATTAGCAAACTCAGTTGGAATGTCGAGCCCGATTTGAGTTCTGCCTTCACGATGGCGACAGCGGGTGCTTTGGCCGGAGAAAGTATTATTCAGAATTTTCCTGAAAAGAGTTCTCAGCCGGATCTAGTCTTCTTACAGATCTTTAAAAAAATGAACGTCGATTTCACTCTTGAAGGAGCAAAGCTTATCACTCGCAAAAGTGAAAATCTTCGTTCCGTGGAATGGAATCTTGCGCAATCTCCGGATTTGTTCCCGGTGCTTGCGGTTTTATGCAGTTGGACGGCGGGGACTTCGAAACTTTTTGGCGCTCCTCATCTGACAAAAAAAGAAAGCAATCGGATTGCCAAGGTTTCAGATTTATTAACCTTGATCGGCATTCAGCACGAAAGCTTGCCGGATGGAATGATCATTCATGGTCAATCTTCGCAAAAGCTTATCACCACAGGGCGCTTTAATCCTGATCAAGATCACCGCATGGTCATGGCGGCCACTTTGATGAAGCTAAAAGGTCATCAATTCACATTGGAAGAGCCGCAAGCCATAAATAAAAGCTTTCCAGAATTCTGGGACATGATAGGTATCAAAGCATGA
- a CDS encoding aldo/keto reductase family protein produces the protein MFNPTMPYRNAGRCGLKLSSLSLGGWTTFGGTVKDFTSVRSILRLAYEAGINFFDIADIYAKGESERIMGGALKDFPRHELVISSKVFWPMSDDINDRGLSRKHILESVNKSLQRIGTDYLDIYFCHRYDPETPVEETVRIMDDLIHHGKILYWGTSEWTAEQIQEAMDVCDQGGYYRPQIEQPQYSLLAREKFEDNVRPKAQEHGMGLVTWSPLASGMLTGKYDNGISEGRLSRIDWLRETFYTEQNLERVRNMKALADELECTRGQLALAWLLNQPGMTSVILGATSIEQLQENLSCLKVPMTEDVDKALKKLFSYS, from the coding sequence ATGTTCAATCCTACTATGCCCTACCGCAATGCGGGTCGTTGCGGTCTGAAACTGAGTTCGCTTTCTTTGGGAGGCTGGACGACGTTCGGGGGCACCGTGAAAGATTTCACTTCCGTACGCAGCATTCTTCGCCTGGCTTATGAAGCCGGGATTAATTTTTTTGATATCGCCGATATTTATGCCAAAGGTGAATCCGAACGCATCATGGGTGGAGCCCTTAAAGACTTCCCTCGTCACGAACTTGTGATCTCTTCTAAAGTTTTCTGGCCGATGAGTGATGACATCAATGATCGCGGCCTTTCACGCAAGCACATCTTAGAATCCGTCAATAAAAGTCTGCAACGTATCGGTACCGATTATTTGGATATTTATTTCTGCCATCGCTATGATCCCGAAACTCCCGTGGAAGAAACAGTTCGCATCATGGATGATCTGATTCATCACGGAAAAATTTTGTACTGGGGAACGAGTGAATGGACCGCCGAACAAATTCAAGAAGCGATGGATGTCTGCGATCAAGGTGGTTACTACCGCCCGCAAATTGAACAACCTCAATACAGCCTGCTTGCCCGCGAAAAATTTGAAGACAATGTTCGCCCGAAAGCTCAGGAACACGGCATGGGCTTAGTGACGTGGTCCCCTTTAGCTTCGGGAATGTTAACTGGAAAATATGACAATGGAATCAGCGAAGGCCGTTTATCTCGCATCGATTGGCTTAGAGAAACTTTTTATACTGAACAAAACTTAGAACGCGTGCGAAATATGAAGGCGCTGGCGGATGAGTTGGAATGCACACGCGGGCAACTCGCTCTTGCGTGGTTATTGAACCAGCCTGGAATGACAAGCGTGATTTTGGGTGCGACCAGCATCGAACAACTGCAAGAGAATCTGAGTTGTCTCAAGGTTCCGATGACCGAGGATGTAGATAAAGCTCTGAAAAAACTTTTTTCTTACTCCTAA
- the ung gene encoding uracil-DNA glycosylase, which translates to MENSKSEIKLDSSWKRRLQSEFDSERMKTLREFLVQEYKKGKTIYPRGEEWFAAMNLTPFDKVKVVIVGQDPYHGPGQAHGLCFSVREGVRFPPSLQNIFKELNSDLGLQIPKSGCLTKWAEQGVLLLNAVLTVEDGKAAAHQKKGWEEFTDKIIHLLNEEREHLVFILWGSYAQKKAAFVDRKKHLVIEAVHPSPLSAHRGFFGTKPFSKTNAYLRSHGIPEIDWSL; encoded by the coding sequence ATGGAAAATTCAAAAAGTGAAATTAAGTTAGATTCGAGCTGGAAACGGCGACTGCAGAGCGAATTCGACAGTGAGCGAATGAAAACTCTGCGCGAGTTTCTTGTGCAAGAATACAAAAAGGGTAAGACCATCTATCCGCGTGGTGAAGAATGGTTTGCCGCCATGAACCTTACGCCATTTGACAAAGTGAAAGTCGTGATCGTCGGTCAAGATCCTTATCATGGACCGGGTCAAGCGCATGGTTTGTGCTTTTCAGTTCGTGAAGGAGTTCGTTTTCCGCCGTCTTTGCAAAATATTTTTAAAGAACTGAATTCCGATCTGGGTTTGCAAATTCCCAAATCCGGCTGCTTAACAAAGTGGGCGGAGCAAGGTGTGCTATTGTTGAACGCTGTTTTGACCGTCGAAGATGGTAAAGCGGCGGCTCATCAAAAAAAAGGTTGGGAAGAATTCACAGATAAGATTATTCACTTACTCAATGAAGAGCGCGAACACTTGGTCTTCATTCTTTGGGGCTCGTATGCTCAAAAGAAAGCGGCCTTTGTTGATCGTAAAAAGCATTTAGTGATTGAAGCTGTTCACCCGTCACCACTTTCAGCGCATCGTGGCTTTTTCGGAACCAAACCTTTTTCAAAAACCAACGCTTATCTTCGCTCTCACGGTATTCCTGAAATTGACTGGAGTCTTTAA